A section of the Cuniculiplasma divulgatum genome encodes:
- a CDS encoding FGGY-family carbohydrate kinase: MNAEPGDVFLGIDLGTSSCKVALVDSSGNILAMGVNSYPLSVSGDGMAEQNPEDWWNAVVTGMKDVVKSAGIRKISSIGVTGQWSGTVAVDMNGDPIAPAIVWMDTRGEEIIREISGGFPSISGYRVDKLVRWLRITGGAPAHSGKDSLAHILYMKRFMPEIYERAYTFLEPKDFIVSRLTGKILASWDNVALLWSINNRDSSHVVYDQRLIRMNSLDATKLPDLVSPLSVVGKVKEDVSSITGISREASVISGCGDTQCSLIGVGAVEDNDVHIYLGTSSWVTAHVPYKKTDIFHNIASLPSAIPGKYFIAAEQENACNCLEYVSKLLSIEGRDKYDLIDIECRASPACSNGLLFLPWLFGERAPVENPFLRGGFFNMGLNNTRSDLIRSVMEGVAMNSRWLLGIVEKFMDKKADHVIMAGGGVISTTWSQIYSDVLDRRILVMDNPRYSTVRGAALLSAVGSGFMKITDLRVLREKTMTFDPDPGNTVKYDRLFRQFISYYKNNRSSMREMNSREVRFTPK; this comes from the coding sequence ATGAACGCAGAGCCTGGAGATGTTTTTCTTGGAATAGACCTTGGAACATCATCGTGCAAGGTTGCACTTGTGGATTCCTCAGGCAACATCCTTGCCATGGGCGTCAACTCCTATCCGCTCTCCGTATCTGGAGACGGAATGGCTGAGCAGAATCCAGAGGACTGGTGGAATGCTGTCGTGACTGGAATGAAGGACGTTGTCAAATCCGCTGGAATACGCAAGATATCATCTATCGGCGTAACAGGCCAGTGGTCAGGAACAGTTGCAGTGGACATGAACGGAGACCCCATAGCACCCGCAATTGTCTGGATGGATACCAGGGGTGAAGAGATAATAAGAGAAATATCAGGGGGTTTCCCGTCCATATCAGGATACCGCGTGGATAAACTGGTCAGGTGGCTTCGCATCACTGGTGGCGCTCCGGCACACTCTGGAAAAGATTCACTGGCGCATATACTGTATATGAAGCGGTTCATGCCTGAAATCTATGAAAGAGCATACACATTCCTGGAGCCCAAGGACTTCATAGTTTCCAGACTCACAGGAAAGATTCTGGCGTCATGGGATAATGTTGCACTCCTCTGGTCCATCAATAACAGGGATTCCTCCCATGTAGTCTATGACCAGCGCCTTATCAGGATGAATTCCCTGGATGCGACGAAGCTTCCTGACCTGGTATCTCCTCTTTCAGTTGTGGGCAAGGTTAAAGAAGACGTTTCAAGCATCACTGGCATTTCCAGAGAGGCCAGCGTTATATCAGGCTGTGGTGACACACAGTGTTCGCTAATAGGCGTTGGAGCAGTGGAAGACAATGATGTGCACATTTACCTTGGTACATCGTCATGGGTCACTGCACACGTACCTTACAAGAAGACAGACATCTTCCACAATATTGCTTCTCTGCCTTCGGCAATCCCCGGTAAATATTTCATAGCAGCCGAACAGGAGAATGCCTGCAACTGCCTTGAATACGTGTCCAAATTATTATCCATTGAGGGCAGGGATAAGTATGACCTCATTGACATTGAATGCAGGGCATCCCCGGCATGTTCAAACGGTCTGCTTTTCCTTCCATGGCTTTTCGGAGAGCGGGCTCCAGTTGAGAATCCATTTCTCAGGGGAGGCTTCTTCAACATGGGGCTGAATAACACCAGATCTGACCTCATAAGGTCGGTAATGGAGGGCGTTGCCATGAATTCTCGCTGGCTCCTTGGCATAGTGGAGAAATTCATGGACAAGAAAGCCGATCATGTCATTATGGCCGGAGGCGGTGTCATTTCCACCACATGGTCGCAGATTTATTCAGATGTTCTGGACAGGCGAATCCTCGTTATGGACAATCCAAGATATTCCACGGTCAGGGGTGCTGCCCTGCTTTCCGCTGTGGGTTCCGGTTTCATGAAAATAACAGACCTCAGGGTACTCAGGGAGAAAACAATGACATTCGACCCGGATCCCGGTAATACTGTGAAATATGACAGGTTATTCAGGCAGTTCATTTCCTATTATAAGAACAACAGATCGTCAATGCGTGAGATGAACAGCCGGGAGGTCAGGTTCACTCCAAAATGA
- a CDS encoding aspartate aminotransferase family protein encodes MDDLDVTGMMEDLRKRLKPYDDPEMRISNMPENGMGKEDILGQLRKYAERENQPWKDGRVSGAVYHGGDDLLDFLEKVYHIYSQSNPLHPDIWPSLTKMENEIVAMSSGIMNGDEAVRGSVTSGGTESILLAMKTYRDYYRFAKGISHPEIILPTSAHAAFLKACDYFCIKPVLVDLDDSFRVDVEKVRNAVTPDTVAIVGSAPSFPYGVMDPIEKLSEIAADHNIGMHVDACLGGFIIPWAEKLGYYTGKFDFSLPGVTSISMDTHKYGFGPKGTSVLLYRNSDLFQQQIYANGTWQGGIYFTPTMAGSRPGYPIVAAWAVMMLMGRKGYEESSRKILETGRYIKEGIHNIPGIRILGDPLWVIAMTSENAGAYRIMDIMGRKGWMLSGLANPPAFHIALTMRQTYPGVKEKFIEDLKASVEEAVKGGKSEAGMAPVYGMASALPDEQVRFFLKNIVEWLYSQ; translated from the coding sequence ATGGACGATCTGGACGTGACAGGCATGATGGAAGATCTCAGGAAGAGACTGAAGCCCTACGACGATCCTGAGATGCGAATTTCGAATATGCCTGAGAATGGCATGGGAAAGGAAGACATCCTGGGTCAGTTGAGGAAATATGCAGAGCGTGAAAACCAGCCCTGGAAGGATGGCAGGGTATCTGGTGCAGTTTATCATGGCGGCGACGATCTTCTTGATTTTCTGGAGAAAGTTTATCACATCTATTCGCAGTCGAATCCGCTCCATCCCGACATATGGCCGAGCCTGACGAAGATGGAGAACGAAATAGTGGCCATGTCTTCAGGAATCATGAATGGAGATGAAGCAGTGCGTGGATCTGTGACTTCTGGAGGCACTGAAAGCATACTGCTAGCCATGAAGACGTATCGCGATTACTACCGTTTTGCTAAAGGAATCTCTCATCCGGAGATAATTCTCCCAACTTCAGCTCACGCAGCCTTTCTGAAGGCCTGCGATTATTTCTGCATCAAACCTGTTCTTGTGGACCTTGATGACAGCTTCCGTGTCGATGTTGAGAAAGTAAGGAACGCAGTAACACCAGATACGGTTGCAATAGTTGGATCAGCACCATCCTTTCCATACGGCGTCATGGACCCCATTGAGAAGCTGTCAGAAATTGCTGCTGACCACAATATTGGCATGCATGTGGATGCCTGCCTTGGCGGCTTCATAATCCCGTGGGCAGAGAAACTGGGGTATTACACCGGGAAGTTCGACTTCTCTCTGCCCGGTGTCACTTCAATATCTATGGACACACACAAATATGGCTTCGGGCCAAAGGGGACATCTGTGCTTCTGTACAGAAACAGCGATCTGTTCCAGCAGCAGATCTATGCAAATGGAACATGGCAGGGAGGAATATATTTCACTCCCACCATGGCCGGAAGCAGACCGGGTTACCCCATTGTGGCTGCATGGGCTGTGATGATGCTTATGGGCCGCAAAGGCTATGAGGAATCATCCCGAAAAATTCTTGAAACTGGCAGATACATCAAGGAAGGGATCCACAATATACCCGGAATCAGGATACTGGGTGATCCCCTGTGGGTAATTGCCATGACCTCTGAAAATGCTGGTGCATACAGGATAATGGACATAATGGGCAGAAAAGGCTGGATGCTCAGTGGCCTTGCAAACCCTCCGGCTTTCCATATTGCCCTTACCATGAGGCAGACATATCCCGGAGTGAAGGAGAAGTTCATTGAAGATCTGAAGGCATCCGTTGAAGAAGCCGTTAAGGGAGGAAAATCAGAGGCAGGAATGGCACCGGTATATGGCATGGCATCGGCTCTTCCTGATGAACAGGTGAGATTCTTCCTGAAAAATATCGTGGAGTGGCTGTACAGCCAGTGA
- a CDS encoding MFS transporter, whose amino-acid sequence MDKITSDYADPRRWGMLMGFTLISMSSQIVWLNFAGIVSPQTQDIFHVGLGQISLISAVWPLVFIPLSMPAGLLVDRWGFRKTVILGGGIIMVFSWLRIISGTDFTSLFVFESLAAIGQPFIFNSISKLSGDWFPPGEQTVANGIGTMGQIVGMMIALVIVPIMVPNAIYEELRNNFLFVSAIATASFVVFLAFARDRPAASVETRTHAEGILSQMKTLISLRNIVILMVLFFIGVGIFSGFVQWIEAILFSRGIPSLYGGLTGAAMLISGIIGMVVVSALADRYKRLKLILILNTLVAGVFLLLFSFRVDLIYYIAVSVVIGFFLLSLAPVGLQLSLETAGEERAGTAAGMVWLTSQVGALFFILLLPALANAQAASNFMPENLWFLAVISMAVLALAGFGLTFAIGEKKHAESSGETIEPASEEGEE is encoded by the coding sequence TTGGATAAAATCACATCGGATTATGCGGATCCCCGCAGGTGGGGCATGCTGATGGGGTTCACACTCATATCAATGTCATCTCAGATAGTCTGGCTCAATTTTGCTGGCATTGTGAGCCCACAGACTCAGGACATATTCCATGTGGGTCTCGGGCAGATTAGCCTCATATCTGCAGTGTGGCCCCTCGTTTTCATCCCTCTTTCGATGCCAGCTGGATTGCTGGTTGACAGGTGGGGTTTCCGGAAGACCGTCATTCTTGGCGGCGGCATAATCATGGTTTTTTCCTGGCTCAGGATCATTTCTGGTACGGATTTTACCTCTCTCTTCGTTTTTGAGAGTCTTGCAGCCATAGGTCAGCCATTCATATTCAACAGCATTTCCAAGCTTTCAGGAGACTGGTTCCCTCCTGGGGAGCAGACAGTTGCCAATGGAATCGGCACCATGGGACAGATCGTTGGAATGATGATCGCACTTGTTATAGTCCCCATAATGGTCCCCAATGCCATATACGAGGAACTGAGAAACAATTTTCTTTTTGTATCAGCTATTGCAACAGCATCCTTTGTGGTATTTCTGGCATTCGCCAGGGACAGACCTGCTGCATCGGTTGAAACGAGGACCCATGCCGAAGGAATTTTAAGCCAGATGAAGACCCTCATCAGCCTCAGGAACATCGTTATCCTGATGGTTCTGTTCTTCATTGGGGTTGGAATATTCAGCGGGTTTGTCCAGTGGATAGAAGCTATCCTGTTCAGCAGAGGGATCCCCTCACTTTACGGAGGACTGACTGGCGCTGCCATGCTCATAAGCGGCATAATTGGAATGGTGGTTGTTTCTGCGCTGGCAGACCGCTATAAGAGACTGAAATTGATACTCATACTCAACACCCTTGTTGCCGGAGTTTTTCTCCTGCTTTTCAGCTTTCGTGTTGACCTTATCTATTATATTGCCGTATCGGTTGTCATAGGATTCTTTCTTCTATCCCTTGCACCTGTTGGGCTTCAGCTATCGCTTGAAACTGCCGGCGAGGAACGTGCCGGCACCGCAGCGGGAATGGTCTGGCTGACTTCGCAGGTAGGTGCCCTATTCTTCATTCTCCTTCTCCCGGCCCTTGCGAATGCACAGGCAGCAAGTAATTTTATGCCCGAAAACCTATGGTTCCTTGCAGTCATATCCATGGCTGTGCTGGCGCTGGCAGGATTTGGCCTGACCTTTGCCATAGGAGAGAAGAAACATGCAGAATCATCTGGAGAAACGATTGAACCGGCATCAGAGGAAGGGGAAGAATGA
- a CDS encoding thiamine pyrophosphate-binding protein — protein MKGFEIFSQSLEKLGLNEIFGNPGTTELPMLRGIKNYYLTVHDSISLGMADGMAQISGSPTICNLHTMPGLGNSMAFLHTAYHNRSPVIVTAGQQDYRHIFYEPILSGDLLGTVSGLVKYRYEIKDPADIYRSLKRAYQIAMTPPMGPVFLSYPMNFMDQDHDEAFDDFSPVRQEYVNSDAVKDIVNQINESSNPAIVFGYEIDLYGAFREAQEFAHRIGCPVYGEPLSSRGCYPSDDPQYAGDLPPAAALIDMRLAANDLIIVIGGDITLYPYTPSPLLQGKHIICIGTDISGKIGTGYVMNPKLFLKEATKSVKKKGNFSRSLDYTAKTAVTLARRKMEPLYVMSMIKRTFQDHVIVDESISASQILRNVVGYRPQSYFTAKTGQLGWALPAASGISTSRDKVLAVVGDGAFMYTLQTLWTIRKYDLPVKIIILNNGGYMILRSFAESYYADMKDRDFLQPRMDIPSIVEAFGIPARVADSSLESLQWLREGIEPKVLMINTSEEIPKMFI, from the coding sequence ATGAAGGGATTCGAGATTTTTTCACAGAGCCTGGAAAAACTGGGGCTCAATGAAATCTTCGGCAATCCCGGGACAACCGAGTTGCCAATGCTCAGGGGCATCAAGAATTACTACCTGACAGTGCATGATTCAATTTCACTGGGCATGGCAGACGGTATGGCACAGATATCCGGATCACCGACCATATGCAATCTGCACACAATGCCTGGTCTCGGCAATTCAATGGCTTTCCTTCACACCGCATATCATAACCGCTCTCCGGTCATAGTGACAGCCGGGCAGCAGGATTACAGGCATATCTTCTATGAGCCCATACTTTCAGGCGACCTTCTGGGCACAGTATCCGGCCTTGTGAAATACAGATATGAGATCAAGGATCCAGCTGATATATACAGGTCCCTTAAGCGGGCATACCAGATTGCAATGACACCTCCAATGGGGCCGGTATTCCTGAGTTATCCAATGAACTTCATGGATCAGGATCATGATGAGGCATTCGATGATTTCAGCCCGGTCAGGCAGGAATATGTAAACAGTGATGCAGTGAAGGACATAGTTAATCAGATAAACGAATCTTCCAACCCGGCAATTGTATTCGGATATGAGATCGACCTCTACGGGGCTTTCAGGGAAGCGCAGGAGTTTGCCCACAGGATCGGGTGCCCGGTGTACGGGGAACCGCTTTCAAGCAGGGGCTGTTATCCATCGGATGATCCGCAATATGCTGGAGATCTTCCACCAGCAGCTGCTCTCATTGACATGAGGCTTGCAGCCAATGACCTCATCATTGTCATTGGCGGGGATATTACACTGTATCCATACACACCTTCTCCACTGCTTCAGGGGAAACACATAATATGCATAGGCACTGACATATCCGGGAAAATCGGGACAGGTTACGTCATGAATCCGAAACTTTTCCTGAAGGAGGCTACGAAATCTGTTAAGAAGAAGGGAAATTTTTCCAGGAGTCTGGACTATACCGCCAAAACTGCAGTGACACTTGCCAGAAGGAAAATGGAACCCCTGTATGTCATGTCCATGATAAAGCGCACATTCCAGGACCACGTCATAGTGGACGAATCCATTTCTGCATCCCAGATATTGAGGAATGTGGTGGGCTACAGGCCCCAATCATATTTCACCGCAAAAACTGGCCAGCTGGGCTGGGCACTTCCAGCTGCCTCAGGCATTTCAACATCAAGGGACAAGGTCCTTGCTGTTGTTGGCGACGGAGCATTCATGTACACGCTGCAGACACTGTGGACTATACGCAAATACGATCTCCCTGTGAAGATCATAATCCTGAACAATGGTGGGTATATGATACTGAGAAGCTTCGCTGAGAGCTATTATGCAGACATGAAGGACAGGGATTTCCTGCAACCCAGGATGGATATTCCCAGCATAGTTGAGGCATTCGGCATACCCGCCCGTGTGGCTGATTCCTCGCTGGAAAGCCTGCAGTGGCTCAGGGAAGGCATTGAACCAAAAGTCCTGATGATCAACACAAGTGAGGAAATACCGAAAATGTTCATCTGA
- a CDS encoding aldehyde dehydrogenase family protein, translated as MTDIMGNYLNGEFVEDGKKTKLVSPADGSEVATVVLGSRKSAIEAIDAADFAFHNTWVKTSIGERQKLLAKLATLVQEKSYEYARMESANTGKTMRQSTLMDIPLGISHIEYFSSTQEFKFSREITHPEYPDTTGIVQNAPMGVIGAIAPWNVPFLMAVWKIAPAILAGNTIVLKPSHHTPVTALMLAGDIQEAGFPPGVINIVAGTGTEVGNTLCTDDRVSMISFTGSTQTGKKIMGMAAENLKKVTLELGGKSPNIVLPDADLEHAAKGILFGIFLNSGQLCESGSRLLVHRSVKDRLLKTMEKHLRGMKAGNPLDMETEISAITTQDQLKKITNLVDEGTSQGATVVFQRQLAGKVPGNGLFFPPTILDNVTQSMTVAREEIFGPVLTVTEFSHTDEAIRIANSSKYGLASGLWTRDMKAATNIGSQIEAGTVWINDYHLLSAAAPRGGFKKSGIGRELGLEGILEYTQTRHLFLNEHESDFDRVAYGLIISDE; from the coding sequence TTGACTGACATCATGGGAAACTACCTGAATGGCGAATTTGTTGAGGATGGAAAGAAGACAAAACTTGTGAGCCCTGCAGACGGATCCGAAGTGGCAACTGTTGTACTGGGGAGCAGGAAGTCTGCCATTGAGGCCATAGATGCTGCTGATTTTGCATTCCATAATACCTGGGTGAAGACATCCATAGGAGAGAGACAGAAGCTGCTTGCGAAGCTCGCTACCCTGGTGCAGGAGAAAAGCTACGAATACGCCAGGATGGAATCAGCTAACACTGGCAAGACAATGAGGCAGAGCACCCTCATGGATATCCCGCTTGGCATATCGCATATTGAGTACTTCTCCAGCACTCAGGAATTCAAGTTTTCAAGGGAGATCACCCATCCGGAGTATCCTGACACAACCGGTATTGTGCAGAATGCCCCCATGGGGGTTATTGGAGCCATTGCCCCATGGAATGTGCCCTTCCTCATGGCAGTGTGGAAGATTGCCCCTGCCATTCTTGCAGGAAACACAATCGTTCTGAAGCCATCTCACCACACTCCCGTAACTGCACTGATGCTGGCCGGAGACATACAGGAGGCCGGTTTTCCTCCCGGCGTCATAAATATCGTTGCGGGTACCGGAACCGAGGTTGGAAACACCCTGTGCACCGATGACCGTGTGTCCATGATAAGTTTTACAGGTTCAACTCAGACAGGCAAAAAGATCATGGGCATGGCCGCGGAAAACCTGAAGAAGGTCACACTGGAACTTGGGGGAAAATCCCCGAACATAGTGTTACCAGATGCGGACCTGGAACATGCGGCCAAGGGAATACTCTTCGGAATATTCCTGAACTCTGGGCAACTCTGCGAATCCGGAAGTAGGCTCCTTGTACACCGCAGCGTGAAGGACAGGCTTCTTAAGACTATGGAGAAGCATCTTCGGGGCATGAAGGCCGGAAATCCACTTGACATGGAAACTGAGATCAGTGCCATAACCACCCAGGACCAGCTTAAGAAGATCACGAACCTAGTGGACGAGGGGACGTCACAGGGAGCTACAGTGGTATTCCAGAGGCAGCTTGCAGGCAAGGTTCCAGGGAATGGGCTGTTCTTTCCTCCAACCATACTTGACAATGTGACGCAATCAATGACTGTGGCCCGTGAGGAAATCTTCGGCCCAGTACTGACTGTAACAGAATTCAGCCACACAGATGAAGCCATAAGGATAGCCAACTCCAGCAAGTACGGCCTCGCATCAGGACTCTGGACCAGGGATATGAAGGCTGCAACGAATATAGGATCGCAGATAGAGGCTGGTACAGTCTGGATAAATGATTACCACCTGCTTTCCGCGGCTGCACCACGGGGAGGATTCAAGAAGAGTGGAATAGGCCGCGAGCTGGGTCTGGAAGGCATCCTTGAATACACACAGACCCGGCACCTGTTCCTCAATGAGCATGAGAGCGACTTTGACAGGGTGGCATATGGGCTCATAATATCGGATGAATAA
- a CDS encoding magnesium-dependent phosphatase-1, whose amino-acid sequence MNRHQRKGKNDPWLLMMDLDGTVWDHLDISSVRPPYRVAGPGKIENQDGIVITVFPEALEFIRWCRSNGAITCTLSWNHREYVMEALEKLGIMDLFDHHETEFSPAKDQRILHLLGVLRKKGITISPDRIVYVDDRDIHMDDIRRNVGDIVFLHIWKDVRNYEEARAIISKNIILE is encoded by the coding sequence TTGAACCGGCATCAGAGGAAGGGGAAGAATGATCCGTGGCTGCTCATGATGGATCTTGACGGTACGGTCTGGGATCACCTTGACATATCAAGCGTGAGGCCTCCATACCGCGTCGCTGGACCGGGGAAGATTGAGAACCAGGACGGCATTGTTATTACGGTATTTCCGGAGGCTCTTGAATTCATCAGATGGTGCCGCTCCAATGGAGCCATAACATGCACCCTGAGCTGGAATCACCGGGAATACGTAATGGAGGCTCTTGAGAAACTTGGGATAATGGATCTATTCGACCATCACGAAACAGAATTCTCTCCCGCCAAGGACCAGAGAATTCTTCACCTGCTTGGTGTGCTTCGTAAGAAGGGGATAACAATAAGCCCGGACAGGATTGTGTACGTTGATGACAGGGACATTCACATGGATGACATACGGCGAAATGTTGGAGATATAGTCTTCCTGCACATATGGAAAGATGTCAGGAACTATGAGGAAGCCCGTGCAATTATCAGTAAAAATATCATTTTGGAGTGA
- a CDS encoding alkaline phosphatase family protein yields MKRYIAVIVTIAIVVVMFMPVVSAQAGSQPSGTMTPIKHVINIFLENHSFDNLFGIYPYDRYSRNSSLSANLSTPLNLLGNRTLLHKLSEIPAGVFTTKDPNEGYVQYHIDWNHGKMNGFLNGSGPQSLTYYGAAQMAPEWDFAEQYGVADNYYAPQISESSPNHLYYLAGYSPVFNDYGPPPYVPISQSIFGELSAYNVSWGFYINNTRSAFPDWEYLYGHEAYSSHLKSWDQFLNESANGTLPSVSYLFSQGTGDSQGPPDNILNGEEWLLYVVDSIEKSPLWNSTAIFITYDEFGGYYDQVAPPVLDGVQLGFRIPLIVISPFAKEDYISSTEMTHTSLLAFIDYNWNLPALNQLVSVSNIPIDFFYFSRTNSGEYITRNPVLFNASSGFPVPASIHFSPVTDTSGFNFSRIFPMIPQIPFGNLPYSRNGSSHLNLSSLDSGIYNKVNSGFTPFDESSLYYSLLALLEIALAGFSMYVYRRRRKNGR; encoded by the coding sequence GTGAAGAGATACATTGCGGTAATTGTCACCATTGCCATTGTTGTGGTGATGTTTATGCCTGTGGTTTCTGCTCAGGCCGGATCACAGCCATCTGGAACCATGACACCCATAAAGCATGTCATCAACATTTTCCTGGAAAATCACAGCTTCGACAACCTTTTCGGAATATACCCATATGACCGGTATTCCCGGAATTCCAGCCTTTCGGCAAACCTGAGTACTCCGTTGAATCTGCTGGGCAACAGGACTCTTCTCCATAAACTGAGTGAGATACCGGCAGGGGTATTCACAACGAAAGATCCAAATGAGGGCTATGTACAGTATCACATCGACTGGAATCATGGGAAAATGAATGGTTTCCTGAACGGGAGCGGTCCGCAGTCCCTTACCTATTACGGTGCGGCGCAGATGGCCCCAGAATGGGATTTTGCAGAACAGTACGGCGTTGCCGATAACTATTATGCACCGCAAATTTCGGAAAGCTCGCCAAATCACCTGTATTACCTTGCCGGATACTCGCCGGTTTTCAATGACTACGGTCCACCACCGTATGTGCCAATATCCCAGTCCATATTTGGAGAACTGTCTGCGTACAATGTATCATGGGGATTCTATATCAACAATACGCGTTCTGCTTTCCCAGATTGGGAATACCTCTACGGCCACGAAGCATACTCCAGTCACCTGAAGAGCTGGGATCAGTTTCTCAATGAATCTGCAAATGGCACACTGCCATCAGTGAGCTATCTCTTCTCGCAGGGCACAGGTGATAGCCAGGGTCCACCTGACAATATCCTGAATGGAGAGGAATGGCTTCTTTATGTTGTTGACAGCATCGAGAAAAGTCCTCTGTGGAATTCCACAGCCATTTTCATAACCTATGACGAGTTCGGCGGTTATTACGATCAGGTAGCGCCTCCTGTGCTGGATGGTGTGCAGCTTGGTTTCCGGATACCGCTCATTGTTATCTCTCCGTTTGCTAAGGAGGACTACATTTCCTCTACTGAAATGACACACACTTCATTGCTGGCATTCATAGACTACAACTGGAATCTTCCGGCACTGAACCAGCTGGTCTCTGTATCCAATATACCAATTGATTTCTTCTATTTCAGTAGGACAAACAGCGGAGAATATATCACAAGGAATCCAGTTCTGTTTAACGCATCATCAGGGTTCCCGGTGCCAGCTTCAATTCATTTCAGTCCCGTTACTGACACTTCTGGCTTCAACTTTTCCCGGATATTTCCAATGATTCCGCAGATTCCATTTGGTAATCTTCCATATTCCCGGAACGGATCGTCACACCTGAATCTCTCCTCCCTTGATTCAGGCATTTACAACAAGGTAAATTCTGGCTTCACTCCCTTTGACGAAAGTTCTCTCTATTACTCACTTCTGGCACTACTTGAGATTGCACTTGCAGGATTTTCCATGTATGTATACAGAAGGAGGCGTAAAAATGGCAGATAA
- a CDS encoding 2-hydroxyacid dehydrogenase has translation MKVTAILPPFLPIEDIRKTASSILPGIEIRTDLDFAGDKSDVLIATTFTHIGREELDKFPSLKFLQIASTGYDNVDLDEVKKRNIMLCNSPTSNKESVAEHVIGMALYFLKDFKFLDSEIRSGNWPLLTASRDLKGKIFGIIGMGAIGKRLAERLVIMGAGVIYYDARRLPEKSEDDLGVTYVPLDELISSADIISLHVPLTDDTRKMISRKQFEAMKQGCIFINTSRAEVVHTPDLIRALKEGRIKAGIDVYDKEPPDFSSDLFKMDNALFSPHIAGVTIESQGRFIEETVANVIRFLQGVDPINRVI, from the coding sequence ATGAAAGTGACAGCTATTCTGCCGCCATTCCTCCCCATAGAGGATATCAGGAAAACTGCATCAAGCATACTGCCAGGGATTGAGATCAGGACTGACCTCGATTTCGCTGGCGATAAGAGCGACGTGCTCATTGCAACAACATTCACCCACATTGGAAGGGAAGAACTGGATAAGTTTCCCTCACTGAAATTCCTGCAGATTGCAAGCACAGGATACGACAACGTTGATCTGGACGAGGTTAAGAAAAGGAACATTATGCTGTGCAATTCTCCCACATCCAACAAGGAAAGCGTGGCCGAGCATGTCATTGGAATGGCTCTCTATTTCCTGAAGGACTTCAAATTTCTTGATTCAGAGATAAGGAGCGGCAACTGGCCCCTGCTTACCGCTTCCCGTGACCTGAAGGGGAAGATATTCGGAATCATCGGAATGGGTGCAATTGGAAAGAGGCTTGCGGAGAGACTGGTGATCATGGGTGCCGGCGTCATATATTACGACGCAAGAAGGCTTCCGGAGAAATCAGAGGATGATCTTGGAGTTACATATGTTCCACTGGATGAACTCATTTCGTCGGCGGACATAATCTCGCTGCATGTGCCCCTGACCGATGATACAAGAAAGATGATCTCCAGGAAACAGTTTGAGGCCATGAAGCAGGGATGCATATTCATCAACACTTCACGTGCCGAGGTTGTGCACACCCCTGATCTCATCAGGGCACTTAAGGAGGGCCGGATAAAGGCAGGCATCGATGTCTATGATAAGGAACCGCCAGACTTCTCGTCCGATCTGTTCAAAATGGATAACGCCCTGTTCAGCCCGCACATAGCCGGGGTGACAATAGAAAGCCAGGGGCGATTCATAGAGGAGACCGTAGCCAATGTGATCAGGTTCCTGCAGGGTGTGGATCCAATAAACAGGGTGATCTGA